One Amaranthus tricolor cultivar Red isolate AtriRed21 chromosome 10, ASM2621246v1, whole genome shotgun sequence genomic window carries:
- the LOC130825250 gene encoding pentatricopeptide repeat-containing protein At3g48810 → MYLKDGCSLLLKVQKPLIPFLLNKRNSIPNLKPYLETNKNNLKEHQVVKNLINEPDISLASSYFNYISNSNIFRHTPLTYRIMAQKIGKYGDLDGVQYLMQQMKLEGVSCSEDMFVDLISYYTNVGLAEQALKMFYRIRDFNCKPTVKIYNCLLDALLIENRFKMINPLYSNMKKDGLEPNVFTYNVLIKALCKNARIDGARKVLVEMSKKGCNADDVSYTTIISSLCKNGKVEEAKELSKSFDPVVPVYNALISGYCKECNFEEVFALLDEISERGVDPNEITYTIIINALCDIGKVELSMAVLGKMFMKGCKPNIYTFSSLIKGFFFRGRRREGYYVWERMVREGVVPNVVAYNTLIHGLCANSFMAEAAVLLHEMERKGCIPNVTTYSTLIGGFAKSNNLSGASEIWNRMIQSGCHPNVVTYTCMVDTLCQAEMFGQAQDLIENMLRGNCKPNTLTFNTFIRGLCHGGRVDWAMKTFLTMRRHACFPDITTYNELLDGIFRSNCLEKIVGIYKEMEKTETKWNLTTFNTTIYGMCRLGNFKEALLVVGKMLRNGTKPDIITFNSLISAYCQHGDIERAIRLMDGMTAGEFRPDVVSYSCIIHGFCKWNSIGNAMNFLQKMMDEGFVPNIATWDILVRTVLSYTKCFYQETINDLHMVLRE, encoded by the coding sequence ATGTATCTAAAAGATGGATGTTCTCTATTGTTGAAagttcaaaaacccttaatcCCATTTCTTCTCAACAAAAGAAATTCAATCCCTAATCTTAAACCTTACCTTGAAACCAATAAAAACAATCTCAAAGAACATCAAGTAGTAAAGAACTTGATAAATGAACCTGATATTAGCTTAGCCTCGAGTTATTTCAATTatatttccaattcaaacattTTCAGACATACCCCACTTACTTACAGAATTATGGCTCAAAAAATTGGGAAATATGGGGATTTAGATGGTGTTCAATATTTGATGCAACAAATGAAATTAGAAGGTGTTAGTTGTTCTGAGGATATGTTTGTTGATTTGATTAGTTATTATACGAATGTGGGTTTAGCTGAACAGGCTTTGAAAATGTTCTATAGGATTCGGGATTTCAACTGTAAGCCAACAGTTAAGATTTATAATTGTTTGTTAGATGCTTTGTTGATTGAGAATAGGTTTAAGATGATAAATCCCCTTTATAGTAACATGAAAAAAGATGGGCTAGAGCCTAATGTGTTCACTTATAATGTTCTAATAAAAGCATTGTGCAAAAATGCTCGAATCGATGGTGCACGTAAGGTGCTTGTAGAAATGTCTAAGAAGGGTTGTAATGCGGATGATGTGAGCTACACAACAATCATTTCATCCCTTTGCAAGAATGGGAAAGTTGAAGAAGCTAAGGAGCTTTCAAAGTCTTTCGACCCGGTTGTACCCGTTTATAATGCTTTGATAAGTGGTTATTGTAAAGAATGCAACTTTGAGGAGGTATTTGCCTTATTGGATGAAATTTCGGAAAGAGGTGTCGATCCTAATGAGATAACATACACAATTATAATCAATGCTCTTTGTGATATTGGGAAGGTTGAGTTGTCAATGGCTGTATTAgggaaaatgtttatgaaaggATGCAAACCCAATATTTATACATTTTCTTCACTGATCAAGGGCTTCTTCTTTAGAGGTAGACGGCGTGAGGGGTATTATGTGTGGGAGAGAATGGTACGGGAGGGAGTTGTACCTAATGTTGTTGCTTATAACACTTTAATACATGGGCTATGCGCGAATAGTTTTATGGCTGAAGCTGCGGTTCTTCTTCATGAAATGGAGAGGAAGGGCTGCATACCAAATGTGACTACCTATAGTACCCTTATAGGTGGTTTTGCAAAGTCGAACAATTTGTCTGGTGCATCTGAAATATGGAACCGGATGATTCAAAGTGGCTGCCACCCAAATGTTGTTACATATACATGCATGGTGGATACCCTTTGTCAAGCCGAAATGTTTGGCCAGGCTCAAGATCTAATTGAGAATATGCTGCGCGGAAACTGCAAGCCTAATACTTTGACGTTTAACACATTCATACGAGGATTATGCCATGGTGGAAGAGTTGATTGGGCTATGAAGACGTTTTTGACAATGAGAAGGCATGCTTGCTTTCCTGACATTACGACGTATAATGAGCTTTTGGATGGTATTTTCAGATCAAACTGTTTAGAAAAGATTGTTGGGATATATAAGGAGATGGAAAAAACCGAGACCAAGTGGAATTTAACAACGTTCAATACAACTATATATGGGATGTGTCGACTGGGAAACTTTAAGGAGGCACTACTGGTGGTAGGAAAAATGTTGAGAAATGGGACTAAACCCGATATTATTACGTTCAATTCTTTGATTAGTGCTTACTGTCAGCATGGAGACATCGAAAGGGCTATTCGATTAATGGATGGAATGACAGCAGGAGAGTTTCGCCCAGACGTAGTTTCTTACAGTTGCATTATACATGGTTTCTGTAAGTGGAATAGTATAGGAAATGCTATGAACTTTTTACAAAAGATGATGGATGAAGGATTTGTTCCAAACATAGCTACATGGGATATTTTGGTTCGAACCGTGTTAAGCTACACTAAATGTTTCTACCAAGAAACCATTAATGATCTGCATATGGTCTTAAGAGAATAA
- the LOC130825251 gene encoding protein REGULATOR OF FATTY ACID COMPOSITION 3, chloroplastic, producing METLVSSSSKLATTFLSSPFKTLPGFSSTANSCLVFRHGSMNISFKKELYRSSRRSIMVEAKKGNDKKSKNSKVDTHSFAPKPDEATGPFPESVLLKEKKVQEDGRALPEFADEEEQELFEFLNLQLESDLNVEEMRHYEVVYLIHQDYKEKVEEVNSKIQDFLREKKGRVWRFSDWGMRRLAYKIKKATHAHYILMNFEIEAQRINDFKQMLDQDERVIRHLVIKRDKAITEDCPPPPEFHTLRANMVDEYEVDDYEDDAIDDGEEWYDEDERDLEGYEDDDVDIEDVSGKKVIKGTSNQKTLVTNKGK from the exons ATGGAAACCCTTGTGAGTTCATCTTCTAAACTTGCAACTActtttctctcttctccctTTAAAACCCTACCTGGGTTTTCTTCTACTGCCAATTCTTGCTTGGTATTTCGACATGGGAGTATgaatatttcatttaaaaagGAGCTTTATAGAAGCAGTAGAAGGTCAATAATGGTGGAAGCTAAAAAGGGTAATGACAAAAAGAGCAAAAACAGTAAAGTTGACACTCATAGCTTTGCTCCTAAACCTGATGAAGCTACTGGCCCTTTTCCTGAATCTGTTCTTCttaaagag AAAAAAGTTCAAGAAGATGGTAGAGCTCTGCCTGAATTTGCAGATGAAGAAGAAC AAGAACTATTCGAATTTCTTAACCTTCAGCTAGAAAGCGATCTCAATGTCGAAGAGA TGCGCCATTATGAAGTGGTTTATCTGATTCATCAAGACTATAAGGAAAAGGTTGAAGAAGTAAATTCCAAGATTCAAG ACTTTCTAAGGGAAAAGAAAGGCAGAGTCTGGAGGTTTAGTGACTGGGGCATGCGAAGACTGGCTTACAAGATAAAAAAAGCGACGCATGcccattatattttaatgaactTTGAGATAGAAGCCCAGCGGATTAACGACTTCAAGCAGATGTTAGATCAGGACGAGAGAGTGATTCGTCATCTTGTTATCAAAAGAGACAAAGCGATAACCGAAGATTGTCCACCCCCTCCCGAGTTCCATACATTGCGAGCCAATATGGTAGATGAGTATGAAGTTGATGATTACGAAGACGATGCAATTGATGATGGTGAGGAGTGGTATGATGAGGATGAACGGGATCTTGAAGGGTACgaagatgatgatgttgatattGAAGATGTTAGCGGTAAAAAGGTAATTAAAGGAACTAGTAATCAAAAAACTCTTGTGACTAACAAGGGCAAATGA